The window GCGGGCATCGGGACCGGCCTCCTCGCCGATCTCGGACTCGCCGCAGGTGCGGCAGCAGGTGAAGTTCTCGCGGGCGGTGACACCGGCGCTCCGGAGAGCGGCGAACGCGCGGGCGAGCCGCTCGGGATCGGTCTCGCCCTGCCATGCGGCCTGCTCCGCCACGCGCTCCAGCCACATCCGGTCCGCCAGCGCCGCCGCCTGCTCGCGCGAAACCGGCCGACGGTCCTTGGTGACCAGGTACTCCTCGGCGATCTCGGCCAGCTCCGCACGGGAGGCGTACCCGCCGAGCAGCACCTCGCGTACGCGCTCCTCCAACACCCGGCGGTCGTCCGCGCCGAGGTCGAGGGGCGGCACCTCGCGGGTGGGGCCCATGTCCAGCAGGGACCAGGCCGGACCGGCGTCCCAGCCGTCCTCCTGGCGGGCCCACCCGGTGAGCGCCGCGCTCACGGCCTCCGGACTGTCCACCATCGCCTGGAAGTGCCGGTCGGCGGACCCGTCGCGGTGTTCCAGCGTGTAGTCGCCTCCGGCCTTGTGCCAGACCTGGGCGAAGACGTCCGGCAGATCGGGTATCCGCTGGAGCACCAGGAAGAGGTCCCCGTCACCGCCCAGCCGGCGGACCAGCCCGGCAAGCTCCCCTTCGGACGCGCGGACGTGCCGCTCCCCGTTCTCCGTCTTCACCACGATCTCGAGCATGCGCCGAACTCTGGCACACGCCTACGACAGCGGCCCTCAGAAATCCGTGACGCGGCGGCCCCCGGCAACCCGGACACGCAGGACCACGGCAGTTGCCCGACCCCGCTTCCCTGCGACGCCAAAGAGCCCCTACCGGATTTCCCCGGTAGGGGCTCTGAGCTGCGGTGGACCTGTGGGGATTTGAACCCCAGACCCCCTCGATGCGAACGAGGTGCGCTACCAGACTGCGCCACAGGCCCTTGCAACGAGTGAAACTCTAGCACCCCGAAAGGGGTGCTCGGAAATCCGTATCCCGGCAGGTCACCGAGTCGGATCCCCGAGCCGTCACTCGTTGGCCGCGCGGGGCCGGTCGCCGTCGTCGTACTGGTCGAAGAGCGGCGTACGGCCCCGCTCCCGCGTGCGCCGGGGCTGGCCGGGCCGGCGGCGCGGGCGCGCCTCGGCGTCGGGCTCCGCGGCGTCCGGACGGCTGGGTTCGGCCGGGCTGGAGCGGGCGGCGCTCCAGGTCTCCGGGTCGCCGACCTCCACCCCGCCCGTGGCGCGCGGGGCGACGGGGGCCGTGACGTAGGTGGGCAGCGGAACCGGTACGGGCTCCCAGCTGTCACCCTGGGCCGGACCGCGCTCGCGCTGCTGGTCGACCCACTCGGCGTGGTCCGTCTGCTCGACGAGGGCGCGGCGGCCCGCCTCCTGCGGAGAGACGGTGGGAGCGGGAGCCGACGCTTCGGGCTCCTCGTCCGGCTCGGCGGGAGCCGACGCCGCGGGCTGGTGCCTGCGGGGGCGGTTCTCGCGGAGCCGTTGTGCGGCGTCCTCGGCACGGCGCCGGTCCATGGTGAAGACGAACCGCCGGCGCTCCTGGGCCCGCAGATGCACGATGTACGTGCTCAGCAGCACGGCCGGCACGGCGGGCGCCCACAGGAAGCGGAGTCCGCCCACGGCGGCGACGACCGCGCCGAGCGTGAAGGCCATGAAGAGCATCGTGGTCGTGCGCCGCCTGCGCGCCAGGACCTGCGAGCGCTGACGCCGCTCGCGCTCCGACTCGGCGCCGGAGGGGCGCCGTCGCCGGACCTGCGCCGGCGGCCGGTCCTGCTCGGTGCGTTCGGGCGCCGGGTCGCGCAACCGGGCTTCCGTATGGGCCGGGGGCGCGGAAAAGGCCCGGACGTCGACGGACTCCATACGGTCCGTGACGGCATCCGGGTCCACGTCGCCAGGCGCCTCCTCGGCCCCGCGTTCCCGCAGCTCCTTGGCGTAACGGCGCTCCATGGCCGCGCGTCCGGACAGCAGCCGGATGGCGGTGCTGAAGCGCTCCGTGGGACGCGCTTCGTTGAGCTCGTCCTGCCTGCGGAGCCACATCGGTACCAAGTAGGCGGCCCATGCCCCGACGATGACTGCGTAGATGAGGCCGCTGCTGCTCACGTCTCACACCGTAGAGGGGTTTGCACGGCAGCATCCGCCAATTGGCCCGGTGTGTCGCACGATCAGGCTCATATGACGGACTTTTTTTACGATTCTTCGGACCGGCAGTCGACGGAAGTCGGATGGTTTACCGTCAAGTAACGATCAAATTCGAACACCTATTTTATTTACCCGGGTGCGTGCGGTGAGTCCCCGGGCGGTTGCGGCGCCCCCGCCCGCACCCTGCGCCAACGCCGCAGCAGCCCGTCGGGCACCTCCTCGGCGGTGAGGGCGAAGATCAGGTGGTCCCGCCACGCACCGTCGATGTGGAGATAGCGCGGCCGCAGTCCTTCCGAGCGGAATCCGAGTTTCTCCACGACGCGTCTGCTGGGCGCGTTCTCGGGCCGGATGCACACCTCGATGCGGTGGAGTCCGACCGTGCGGAAACAGTGGTCGACGGCGAGCGCCACCGCGGTGGGCATGACCCCGCGTCCCGCGACACTCCGGTCCACCCAGTAGCCGACATGGCCCGAGCACATCGAGCCCCACGTGATGCCCGCCACCGTCAACTGCCCCACGAGGCGGCCCTCGTACTCGATCGCGAAGGGCAGCATCCGGCCGGCGTTCGCCTCGGCGCGCAGGTGGCGGATCATCTGACGGTAGGTGGGGCGCTGGGCCACCGGGCCGCCGGGGGCGGGCGGTGGGACGGTCGCCTCCCAGGGGCGCAGCCAGTCGCGGTTGCGCCGGTTCACCTCGCGCCAGATGCTCTGGTCGCGCAGCTTTATCGGGCGGAGGGTGACGGCGCCGTCGGTCAGGATCACCGGCCAGGTCCGGACGTTCAGTTCGGGCTCCCTGGTCGGGGGTGATCGCCGCCGCGCACCTGGTCGACGGCGTGCACCAGAAGCCTGCCCAGGACGGCGAGTCCGTCGCGGACGCCGCCGGTCGAGCCGGGGAGGTTCACGATCAGGGTGCCGTCCGCGATGCCCGCGAGACCCCGGGACAGCGCGGCGGTCGGCACCTTGTCCCGGCCCTCGGCGCGGATGGCCTCGGCGATGCCGGGGACCTCCCGGCCGATGACCGCGCGGGTGGCCTCGGGGGTGCGGTCCGTGGGCGAGATGCCGGTCCCGCCGGTGGTCACGATCACGTCGTAGCCCGCGGCCACGCCCGCGCGGAGGGCCGCCTCGACCGGATCCCCGTCGGGGACGACCTGCGGGCCGTCGACGGCGAATCCCAGACCGGTGAGCCCCTCGGCGACGAGAGGGCCGCCCTTGTCGGCGTAGACGCCGGCCGACGCACGGTTGGAGGCGGTCACGACGAGGGCGCGGTACGCGGGCGCGTCCACCGCGCTGTCGGGCGCGGTCATGCGTCCGTACCCTCCGGTGCGGGGCGCCGGTAGTCCCCGGACTTGCCGCCCGACTTCGCCTCGACCCGCACGTCCGTGATCACCGCGCTCTTGTCGACCGCCTTGATCATGTCGATCACGGTGAGCGCGGCGACCGACACGGCGGTCAGGGCCTCCATCTCGACGCCCGTACGGTCCGTCGTCTTCACGGTCGCCGTGATCTCCACCGCGTCGTCGGCGACGGCGAGATCGACCTTGACGCCGGAGACCGCGAGCGGGTGACACAGCGGGATCAGGTCAGGGGTGCGCTTCGCGCCCATGATCCCGGCGATCCGCGCGGTGGCGAGCGCGTCGCCCTTGGGGACGCCCTCACCCCTGAGGAGTTCGACGACACGGGGGGACACGAGGACCCGGCCGCTCGCGCGGGCGACGCGTGCGGTCACGTCCTTCTCCGACACGTCGACCATGCGGGCCGCGCCCGCCTCGTCGATGTGGGTCAGGCTGTTCTGCGTACTCAACTCACTCCGCCTAGCGGTAGGGCGCCGGTTGCCCGCCCGTCCCGCGTGAGGACACGGGGCGGGCGTCCGGGGGGCCTTCCCCGGTAAGGCACAGCGCCAGATACCGTACCGCCACCGCGACGATGTCAGCGGAGGAGGATCACCTCGGTCTCCGCGCCGGGTTCGGCGGAGGTGACGTCCTCGGGCAGCACGATCAGCGCGTCCGCCTGCGCCAGGGCGGCGATCAGATGCGATCCGGCACCTCCGACCGGAGTGACCGTGCCCGCCTCCGCGTCGTAGGTCCCGCGCAGGAACTGCCGCTTGCCGGCGGGCGAGGAGAGAGGCCCGTCGGCGCTGAGGACGGCACGGACCTTCGGCCGGTGCACGTCCTTGAGACCCATGAGCGTCAGGATCGCCGGGCGCACGAACAGCTCGAAGGAGACGTACGAGGAGACCGGGTTCCCCGGGAGCGCCAGCAGCGGCGTGTGGTCGGGGCCGATCGAACCGAACCCCTGGGGCTTGCCCGGCTGCATGGCGAGCTTGCGGAAGTCGATGCCGCCGCCGGCCCCGTCCTCGTCCCCCACCGAGGACAGTGCCTCCTTGACCACGTCGTACGCGCCGACGCTCACGCCACCCGTGGTGACGACGATGTCCGCGCGGATCAGCTGGTCCTCGATCGTGGCCCGCAGCGTCTCCGCGTCGTCGGCGACCGCGGGGACGCGATAGGCGATGGCGCCCGCGTCCCGGGCCGCCGCCGTCAGGGCGAAGCTGTTGGAGTCGTAGATGCGGCCGCCGGTCAGTTCCTCGCCCGGCTGTGCCAGCTCGCTGCCGGTGGAGAGCACGACGACCCTCGGACGGGGCCGCACCCGCACCGTCGAGCGGCCGATCGCGGCGAGCAGCCCGATCTGCGGCGGCCCGATGACCGAACCCGCGCGCAGCGCCATGTCCCCGGGCCGCACGTCGCTGCCCTTGGCGCGGACGTGGTCCCGCGGCTTGGCGGGCCGGTGGATCCGGACCTCGCCGCTCGCGCCCTCGGGTGCGTCGGTGTGGGCGCGCATGGCCTCGGCCGGGCCGCCGCCGGTGCCGCCGTCGGTCCACTCCACCGGGACGACCGCCTCGGCGCCGGCGGGCAGCGGGGCGCCCGTCATGATGCGGGCGGCCTCGCCGGGACCGACGGAGCGGCCGTCGGCCAGGCCTCCGTCGCCCGCGGCGACGTCACCGACGACGGTGAGGACGGCCGGGAACTCCTCGCTGGCCCCCTCGACGTCGGAGATCCGGACGGCGTACCCGTCCATCGAGCTGTTGTCGAAGGGCGGCAGCGCCACCTCGACCACGACGTCCTCGACCAGGACGCAGCCCTGGGCCTCGGGCAGTTGCAGCTCGATGGGTTCGAGCGGCCTCACCGCGGCGAGGATGTCGTCCAGGTGATCGTCCACCGACCAGATCGTGCTGCTCAAGCTGTTACAACTCCTCGGTGACGTAACTGCGCAGCCAGGACCGGAAGTCCGGGCCCAGGTCCTCACGTTCGCACGCGAGTCTGACAATGGCACGCAGATAGTCGCCCCGGTCGCCGGTGTCATAGCGGCGGCCCTTGAAGACGACGCCGTGCACGGGGCCGCCGACCTTCTCGTCCTCGGCCAGCAGCTGGAGCGCGTCGGTGAGCTGGATCTCGCCGCCGCGGCCGGGCTCCGTGTGACGCAGTATGCCGAAGATCGCGGGGTCAAGGACGTAGCGGCCGATGACGGCGAGGTTGCTGGGCGCCTCGGCGGGGTCCGGCTTCTCGACCAGGCCCGTGACGCGTACGACGTCGCCGTCGGTGGTGCCCTCGGTGGCCGCGCAGCCGTACATGTGGATCTGGGAAGGTTCGACCTCCATGAGCGCCACGACGCTGCCGCCCTCGCGCTCCTGGACCTCGACCATCCGCGCGAGCAGCGGGTCGCGCGGGTCGATGAGGTCGTCACCGAGGAGGACGGCGAACGGCTGGTCACCGACGTGCGGCGCGGCGCAGAGTACGGCGTGGCCGAGTCCTCGGGGGTCGCCCTGGCGGACGTAGTGCATGGTGGCGAGGTCGCTGGACTCCTGGACCCGGGAGAGCCGTTCGGCGTCCCCCTTGCGGGTCAGCGCGGACTCCAGTTCGTAGTTCCGGTCGAAGTGGTCCTCGAGGGGACGCTTGTTGCGGCCGGTGATCATCAGCACGTCGGAGAGGCCTGCGGCGACGGCTTCCTCGACGACATACTGGATGGCGGGCTTGTCGACGACAGGCAGCATCTCTTTGGGAGTGGCCTTGGTGGCCGGCAGGAACCGGGTGCCGAGACCTGCAGCTGGAATGACAGCTTTGCTGATCCTGGGGTGCGACTGATTCATGCGGAGCACTTTAACCGGTGCCTATGGGCGGAAGATGAGCATCCCGTTAACTTCGCCCTCATACATACATATTAACGAGCTATGTGAGTATCCGTTGAACCATGACATGTCCCAAAAGGCCCTTCTGCGGCGTGAACTGCTCGCCGCACGCAGGCTTCTCACTACTGAAGACGTGACGAACACCGCTTCGGTTCTCGCTTCGACCGCCGCGGCGCTTCCCGAACTCGCCGGAGCCCGGACCGTGGCGGCCTACGTGTCCGTCGGACGGGAGCCGGGGACGCACGTGCTCCTGGACACTCTGCGCGCCCGCGGGGTGCGCGTCCTCCTGCCGGTCCTGATGGCGGACAACGACCTCGACTGGGGCCTCTTCGAGGGGGCGGACCGCCTCGTCCCCGCGGGCCGGGGGCTGCTGGAGCCGGACGGCCCACGCCTCGGCCCCGGGGCGGTTCTCGACGCCGACGCGGTCCTGCTGCCCGGACTCGCCGTCGACGGGCGCGGAATGCGGCTGGGACGCGGCGGGGGCAGCTACGACCGGGTGCTGGCCCGGCTGGCGGCCGACGGGGCCCATCCCGCCCTGGTGGTGCTCCTCTACGACGACGAGGTGGTCGCGCGGGTCCCGGAGGAACCGCATGACCACCCCGTGCACGCCGTGGTCACGCCGGCCGGAGCGCGGCGCTTTCGGCCCTAGGGTTTCCTGAGCGTCAGCGTGTCGACGGTCGAGCCGTCCACGCCGCCCTTCGTGTAGGACCAGTCGAGCAGCTCCCCGTCGGCCCACTTGTCCGTCTGGTCGGTGTAGTGGGAGCTGAACGCGTGGCCGGACGCGCCGGTCAGGTTGATCCAGCGGGACTTGTCCCAGTCCCCCACGTTGACGACCATCCGCATCGACGGCACCCAGATGACGCCGTAGCCGCCCGCCGCGTTCCAGCCGGAGGCGTTGACGGCTGCCTCGCCGCCACCGAGGTCCCAGGGACCGCGGTTGAGGGCCCGCTGCAGAAGGCCGGGGCCCTCCTTGCCGAGGGTCTGGTTGCGCAGCGTCAGCTGGTGCAGCCGGCCCCAGCTCCAGGTGCTGACGTCCTTGCCGAGCTTGGCGGTGAGCTCCCAGCGTGCGTCCTTCATGGCGCGGGCGAAGAGCTCGTCACGGTTGTCGATCGCCTGCTCGCGGCCCTTGGCAGGGACCTTCCACCAGTCGTTGTCCTGGTCGTCCAGAATGTTCTCGACGACCTCGTACCAGCGGTCGCCACCGTCCGGCTGCGCGGCGTCCGGGGCCCGCTGGCCGCATTCCCGTACGAGCTTGCCCTCGTCGTCGACCGGACCGGAACCGGCGACCGGCTCGACGTAGATGCAGTCGCCCTTGGCCCGCATCTCCTTGGGCAGCTTGTTGCCGAAGGCCAGCTTGAGGATGTTGCGCCAGACGCCGTTGAAGTACGCGGCCGCCGCGGAGTCGGACTCCTGGGTGTAGTCCCAGCCCTCCAGCAGCTTCTGCGTCTCACGGACGCTCTCGTCGGAGATCCCGATCTTCAGCAGCTTCGGCACGAGCTCGGCGGCGATGGCACTGTGGTTGTCCATCTGCAGCTGCTGCATGTCGTCGGTGGAGATCTTCTCGCCGGTCTTGATCTTGTCGGCGATCAGGTCGTTGATCCGCTGGCTGCGCGCGCCGTAGCCCCAGTCCTTGGTGAGCAGGTGGGGGTACGTGTCCTCGTCGATGACGGCCTGGTTGGCGGTGACGATGTAGCCGCGCTTCGGGTTGTACTCGTAGGGCAGCTCGTCGAAGGGGATGGGGTCCTTCTCCCAGCCGTAGTCCGACGTCCAGCCGGGCCTGGGGCGCGTGCCGTCGTCGCCCTTGAGGCGGACCGGGATCCTGCCCGGCGCCTGGTAGCCGATGTTGCCCTTGGTGTCCGCGTAGAGGAGGTTCTGCGAGGGCACCTCGAAGTGGGCGGCCGCCTTGCGGAAGCTCGTGAAGTCCTTGGCCCGGTTGATCTCGAAGACCGCGTCCATGGAGTGACCGGCCTTCAGCGCCGTCCACTTCAGTGCGACCGCGTACCCGTCAGCGCGGTCGGGCGCGGAGTTGTCGACGGGGGCCTTCTTGCCGACCTTCTTCAGCTCGTTGCTGCGGTCGGAGAGGAGGGGGCCGTTGTTGGTCTCGCGGACGGTGATCTTCCTGCTCTTGCCGCCGGCGACCTTGATGGTCTCCTCGCGGCTCTCGAAGGGCACGGTCTTGCCGTCGTACTGGTAGCCGTCGGCGGAGACCTTCTCCAGGAAGAGGTCGGTGACGTCGGCACCGAGGTTCGTGAAGCCCCAGGCGATGTCCTGGTTGTGGCCGATGATCACACCGGGCATCCCGGAGAACGTGTAGCCCGCCGTGTCGTACTGGCAGGTCTCCGAGACCTGCCGGCAGTGCAGCCCCATCTGGTACCAGAGCGAGGGCAGCTGCGGTGCCAGGTGCGGGTCGTTGGCCAGCAGCGGCTTCCCGGTCGTCGTGTACTTGCCGGACACCACCCAGGAGTTCGACCCGATGCCGTTGCCGTTCGGTCCGAGCAGCGCCGGGATCTCGTCGAGGGTGTCGGAGAGCGCGGAGAGCTGTGTGGTCACACCCTCGGTCGCGCCCTGCGCGGTCTGGGACCCGATGCCGTCCGACGGCTCGGCCTTCGGGTCGAACTTCCCCGTGACCGGGTCGATGGCGCCCTCGTCGACGATCGGCTTGTTCTTCTTGTACGGGTAGTCCGGGTAGAGGTCCTTGATCTCCTTGTCGCTGAGCCTGCTGGTCATCAGCGAGCGGTCGATCTCGTCCTGCATGTTGCCGCGCAGGTCCCAGGCCATCGCCTTCAGCCACGCGACGGAGTCGACCGGGGTCCACTCGGTGGGCTTGTAGTCGTTGGTCAGCCCGAGCGCGGCGTACTCGACGGAGAGGTCCTTGCCGTCCTTGCCCGCCAGGTAGGCGTTCACGCCGTCCGCGTAGGCCTGGAGGTTCTTCTTCGTGTCCTCGCCCAGCTTTGTGTCGTACTCCTCCTGCGCGACCTTGCGCCAGCCCAGCGTGCGCAGGAAGGAGTCGGTCTCGACCTGCCCGGCGCCGAACATCTCGGAGAGCCGCCCCGACGTCATGTGACGGCGTACGTCCATCTCCCAGAAGCGGTCCTGGGCCTGGACGAAGCCCTGGGCGCGGAAGAGGTCGCTGTCGGTGTCCGCGTAGATCTGCGGGATCCCGTAGTCGTCGCGTTTGACGTCGACGTCACCGGACAGGCCCTTGAGATCGATCGACCCGGTGGTCTGCGGGTAGGAGGCACGGACCGTGGAGACGGACCAGAACGCGCCGTAGCCGACACCCGCGACGAGCGCCAGCACCAGGACGATCACGAGCAGGCGGGCGCGTCGCCCCTTCTTCTTCCCACCGGCCGGCTTCGTATCGACAGGCTGGGGAGGCGCGGTTGTGTTGGCGGGCATCGCTGTCCTTCGAGGGGCAGGGTGGTCCTGGGCGTGCTGGAGCAACCATAGGCGCCCCGCAGAAGCCACTCGGACGCGGTATGGGGATGCATCCGTTTGCGCATCGCTCGCACGGACACTCGAAGGCGTCAAGAAAGCGTTAAAGATTAGGTAAGGTAACGAAGTAGTGGCCGCCGGAGGCCGATCCGGAAGGCGCACGCAGGGAAGGAACGGACCCTGACTGTCCACGCGCTCAACGAACTTCTGCTCGTCTGCTCGGTCGTGCTGCTGGTCGCCGTCGCGGCCGTACGCATCTCGTCCCGCAGCGGGCTCCCCAGCCTGCTCCTGTACCTCGGCATCGGTATCGCCATAGGTCAGGACGGCTTCTTCGACGTCAAGTTCGACAACGCCGAGCTGACCCAGGTGATCGGCTACGCCGCCCTGGTCGTCATCCTGGCCGAGGGCGGTCTGGGCACGAAGTGGAAAGAAGTGAAACCCGCGCTGCCGGCCGCCGCCGTGCTGTCGACGGTCGGCGTGGGCATCAGCGTGGGCGTCACCGCGAGCGCGGCGCACTACCTCGTCGGCCTCGACTGGCGGCAGGCGCTGATCATCGGTGCCGTCGTCTCCTCCACCGACGCGGCGGCCGTCTTCTCCGTGCTGCGCAGGGTCCCGCTCCCGTCACGGATCACCGGTGTCCTGGAAGCCGAATCCGGCTTCAACGACGCCCCCGTGGTCATCCTGGTGGTGGCTTTCTCGACCGCCGGCCCGGTGGAGCACTGGTACGTACTCGTCGGCGAGATAGCCCTGGAGCTGGCGATCGGCGCGGCCATCGGCCTCGCGGTCGGCTGGCTCGGCTCCTTCGGGCTGCGCCACGTGGCGCTCCCCGCCTCCGGCCTCTACCCGATCGCCGTGATG is drawn from Streptomyces sp. NBC_00178 and contains these coding sequences:
- a CDS encoding DUF6891 domain-containing protein, translated to MLEIVVKTENGERHVRASEGELAGLVRRLGGDGDLFLVLQRIPDLPDVFAQVWHKAGGDYTLEHRDGSADRHFQAMVDSPEAVSAALTGWARQEDGWDAGPAWSLLDMGPTREVPPLDLGADDRRVLEERVREVLLGGYASRAELAEIAEEYLVTKDRRPVSREQAAALADRMWLERVAEQAAWQGETDPERLARAFAALRSAGVTARENFTCCRTCGESEIGEEAGPDARGFVYFHTQCTDSAAAGQGLMLLYGGFDGSSETTRAIGHEVVAALGAAGLGTEWDHDPGRAVTVTPLDWRRRLVG
- the sepX gene encoding divisome protein SepX/GlpR, giving the protein MSSSGLIYAVIVGAWAAYLVPMWLRRQDELNEARPTERFSTAIRLLSGRAAMERRYAKELRERGAEEAPGDVDPDAVTDRMESVDVRAFSAPPAHTEARLRDPAPERTEQDRPPAQVRRRRPSGAESERERRQRSQVLARRRRTTTMLFMAFTLGAVVAAVGGLRFLWAPAVPAVLLSTYIVHLRAQERRRFVFTMDRRRAEDAAQRLRENRPRRHQPAASAPAEPDEEPEASAPAPTVSPQEAGRRALVEQTDHAEWVDQQRERGPAQGDSWEPVPVPLPTYVTAPVAPRATGGVEVGDPETWSAARSSPAEPSRPDAAEPDAEARPRRRPGQPRRTRERGRTPLFDQYDDGDRPRAANE
- a CDS encoding GNAT family N-acetyltransferase; protein product: MILTDGAVTLRPIKLRDQSIWREVNRRNRDWLRPWEATVPPPAPGGPVAQRPTYRQMIRHLRAEANAGRMLPFAIEYEGRLVGQLTVAGITWGSMCSGHVGYWVDRSVAGRGVMPTAVALAVDHCFRTVGLHRIEVCIRPENAPSRRVVEKLGFRSEGLRPRYLHIDGAWRDHLIFALTAEEVPDGLLRRWRRVRAGAPQPPGDSPHAPG
- a CDS encoding MogA/MoaB family molybdenum cofactor biosynthesis protein yields the protein MTAPDSAVDAPAYRALVVTASNRASAGVYADKGGPLVAEGLTGLGFAVDGPQVVPDGDPVEAALRAGVAAGYDVIVTTGGTGISPTDRTPEATRAVIGREVPGIAEAIRAEGRDKVPTAALSRGLAGIADGTLIVNLPGSTGGVRDGLAVLGRLLVHAVDQVRGGDHPRPGSPN
- the moaC gene encoding cyclic pyranopterin monophosphate synthase MoaC, whose amino-acid sequence is MSTQNSLTHIDEAGAARMVDVSEKDVTARVARASGRVLVSPRVVELLRGEGVPKGDALATARIAGIMGAKRTPDLIPLCHPLAVSGVKVDLAVADDAVEITATVKTTDRTGVEMEALTAVSVAALTVIDMIKAVDKSAVITDVRVEAKSGGKSGDYRRPAPEGTDA
- the glp gene encoding molybdotransferase-like divisome protein Glp, with protein sequence MSSTIWSVDDHLDDILAAVRPLEPIELQLPEAQGCVLVEDVVVEVALPPFDNSSMDGYAVRISDVEGASEEFPAVLTVVGDVAAGDGGLADGRSVGPGEAARIMTGAPLPAGAEAVVPVEWTDGGTGGGPAEAMRAHTDAPEGASGEVRIHRPAKPRDHVRAKGSDVRPGDMALRAGSVIGPPQIGLLAAIGRSTVRVRPRPRVVVLSTGSELAQPGEELTGGRIYDSNSFALTAAARDAGAIAYRVPAVADDAETLRATIEDQLIRADIVVTTGGVSVGAYDVVKEALSSVGDEDGAGGGIDFRKLAMQPGKPQGFGSIGPDHTPLLALPGNPVSSYVSFELFVRPAILTLMGLKDVHRPKVRAVLSADGPLSSPAGKRQFLRGTYDAEAGTVTPVGGAGSHLIAALAQADALIVLPEDVTSAEPGAETEVILLR
- the galU gene encoding UTP--glucose-1-phosphate uridylyltransferase GalU, with protein sequence MNQSHPRISKAVIPAAGLGTRFLPATKATPKEMLPVVDKPAIQYVVEEAVAAGLSDVLMITGRNKRPLEDHFDRNYELESALTRKGDAERLSRVQESSDLATMHYVRQGDPRGLGHAVLCAAPHVGDQPFAVLLGDDLIDPRDPLLARMVEVQEREGGSVVALMEVEPSQIHMYGCAATEGTTDGDVVRVTGLVEKPDPAEAPSNLAVIGRYVLDPAIFGILRHTEPGRGGEIQLTDALQLLAEDEKVGGPVHGVVFKGRRYDTGDRGDYLRAIVRLACEREDLGPDFRSWLRSYVTEEL
- a CDS encoding 5-formyltetrahydrofolate cyclo-ligase is translated as MSQKALLRRELLAARRLLTTEDVTNTASVLASTAAALPELAGARTVAAYVSVGREPGTHVLLDTLRARGVRVLLPVLMADNDLDWGLFEGADRLVPAGRGLLEPDGPRLGPGAVLDADAVLLPGLAVDGRGMRLGRGGGSYDRVLARLAADGAHPALVVLLYDDEVVARVPEEPHDHPVHAVVTPAGARRFRP
- a CDS encoding penicillin acylase family protein yields the protein MPANTTAPPQPVDTKPAGGKKKGRRARLLVIVLVLALVAGVGYGAFWSVSTVRASYPQTTGSIDLKGLSGDVDVKRDDYGIPQIYADTDSDLFRAQGFVQAQDRFWEMDVRRHMTSGRLSEMFGAGQVETDSFLRTLGWRKVAQEEYDTKLGEDTKKNLQAYADGVNAYLAGKDGKDLSVEYAALGLTNDYKPTEWTPVDSVAWLKAMAWDLRGNMQDEIDRSLMTSRLSDKEIKDLYPDYPYKKNKPIVDEGAIDPVTGKFDPKAEPSDGIGSQTAQGATEGVTTQLSALSDTLDEIPALLGPNGNGIGSNSWVVSGKYTTTGKPLLANDPHLAPQLPSLWYQMGLHCRQVSETCQYDTAGYTFSGMPGVIIGHNQDIAWGFTNLGADVTDLFLEKVSADGYQYDGKTVPFESREETIKVAGGKSRKITVRETNNGPLLSDRSNELKKVGKKAPVDNSAPDRADGYAVALKWTALKAGHSMDAVFEINRAKDFTSFRKAAAHFEVPSQNLLYADTKGNIGYQAPGRIPVRLKGDDGTRPRPGWTSDYGWEKDPIPFDELPYEYNPKRGYIVTANQAVIDEDTYPHLLTKDWGYGARSQRINDLIADKIKTGEKISTDDMQQLQMDNHSAIAAELVPKLLKIGISDESVRETQKLLEGWDYTQESDSAAAAYFNGVWRNILKLAFGNKLPKEMRAKGDCIYVEPVAGSGPVDDEGKLVRECGQRAPDAAQPDGGDRWYEVVENILDDQDNDWWKVPAKGREQAIDNRDELFARAMKDARWELTAKLGKDVSTWSWGRLHQLTLRNQTLGKEGPGLLQRALNRGPWDLGGGEAAVNASGWNAAGGYGVIWVPSMRMVVNVGDWDKSRWINLTGASGHAFSSHYTDQTDKWADGELLDWSYTKGGVDGSTVDTLTLRKP